CTTGCTTTCGCTGATTCTCTAAATAACGTTGTTGAAAACGCACAATCCAATTTTCGAAGACTACCCAGAATACCGTTAACTACAAGAGTTTCCGCATAGCTTATCTCTCGCCCACTCGGATCAGTGTGGTTTATCGGGTTATTTAAACAATACAGATATTTGTGCAGCGTCAACGGTTCTTCGAACTTGCCAGATTCCGGGTCTCTTCCCGTAAAGCGCATCAGCGCAGGGTCGTATTGGCGGGCGCGGAGATAGTATTGGTTGATTTCACTGTCGTAATACTGTCCAGTATATTTAAAACTATTCTCTGTGTTCTCTGTGCACTCTGTGGCAAAGGATTCACCGAAGGGATTATAGGTGTAACTATTTTGCGTTGCACCTTGATTGTTGATAACAAGTCGCGCGCTGCCTAAACGGTCGTGGAGATAGAAGAATCTGGCCGCATTGTGGCTGCCATTATGCTGGGCTAAAATCTGTGAATCCGCGTAAATATATGTCTTCTTGATAGCCATACTGTCATTTGGGTCAAGCTCAAGCAATATCGTAGGTAATTCTCCAGATATGTCAACAACATACTTTCTTCGCGTCGTTGTCTGGCCTGAAACGGTCGATTGCCGCCAGACGCGGTTGCCGAACGGGTCATATTTTAGCGAGATTGAATCAGAGCCGGCTGTCGCAGAGCGCAGCTTGCCTTCCCAGTTGTATACGAAGGAGAATGAAGGCTTGGCGGTAAGCCGGCCGTTTTCGTCCCACGTAAGCGCATCATTGCCGGCCTTGGTCA
The genomic region above belongs to Phycisphaerae bacterium and contains:
- a CDS encoding RHS repeat-associated core domain-containing protein, giving the protein MAYLLEFVIETKTLNSVDTDYEYDKTAGDSDIYDCDIMTKAGNDALTWDENGRLTAKPSFSFVYNWEGKLRSATAGSDSISLKYDPFGNRVWRQSTVSGQTTTRRKYVVDISGELPTILLELDPNDSMAIKKTYIYADSQILAQHNGSHNAARFFYLHDRLGSARLVINNQGATQNSYTYNPFGESFATECTENTENSFKYTGQYYDSEINQYYLRARQYDPALMRFTGRDPESGKFEEPLTLHKYLYCLNNPINHTDPSGREISYAETLVVNGILGSLRKLDCAFSTTLFRESAKASEIFNIMGMNQAIQAELLMAQFEGGLTRAGIRGIVGIVNFVGSNLTDTVLQDKLIKFGDYLAGDIASGNLDWLLDDPSMKNFENYLSSWGERFLRD